tatgtaaaacaataacatgcaatatttactgttttaatgtatttaaataataataatatagtagataaaaaatgaatataaagacttttaaaactaatatgtatactaatcaaatatatagttttagtatttaacattttactttttatgtactaaaatttGTTTGCTTGTCTTTTTTTGCACAAAATGTACACTTCTTATCcatttatgtattattagtaacatTGTTACATATCACTAAAACTCTAATTATTATGCTTTGTAGATTATTAAACAGGAAGTATTAAGTATAATAATGCCAGATATTCTATGGGATTGTTTCCTGTATGTGTATAGATATTGAAATTTACTTGAaagtattaagtaaattattattattgttatttttttcatgaaCTTTTTGGttaattgtgattttaaattagcctatgtTATTTGATTTAGAATGTCTTAGTAATTATATAGGcctatgtatgtattaatattgttttgtccAAGAAATGTAGTGCTCTTAGGTATAAAAatgcatatgtatatatgtgtgtttgtCTAGATGTATGTAAGTGAATATGTATGTGTGTAGCctatgtattttcttttcttttattactatagCACACCTTTGaccattatattttgtaatgttaatatagttttaattttaatttaagaataggGAGTCCATCAAGAAAGTACAATAATACaactgttctaaaatattaatttaaattcaaggATAGGGCGGaattcaaatttacaaacaatGTAGGCAATATGGTAATATTTCTTCTTTGGAGATATCTCAATTTTTAGTACCCGGTCAACAAGTTGTCGGTGGGTCAACAAGCGCAATGGCAGACTGTAATGTGCATAAAAAACACTGGGTAAGGTACGATAAGCgaacccagttttttatatcgaagaatataaccatcgatacctaataaTCGCATCttgaatcctagactatcaactgatataaaagtatatatagtcctaaataacaatcatatgttttaaattaaaatatgagtataaaaGAACATAGGAAAACTCATACATAATtaagaaattgtataaataataaagaaaccagAACGAGATCAATCaaacaggaaaactcataaataattatgagccaCAATTCATATGGTCTATgtcataatattaataacacgattacgtgtattattaatttaaagtgtttacagctgttgatataggctagattaagttaattgttcaaaataattaatcagtatcgatggttttgattaagtaatatcgtttgtcaattttgatataaaaaaccgggtccgcttatagtACCCTACTCAAAACACTAAACAATGACCGATTGCTTTGAAATAAGTATTCAGACAGTAAGGAAATTCTTGTAATAGGCTACTTCTATGTTTCATAGTTATCAATTTTTAGCACAGCCAACAggttcctttttgtttggccaggGTCAACAAAACAAAAGTTACCTTTTTCACTTGCAAAACTGTTTTGTTGTTCATCATAGGAATCAATAAATGAAAGACCATCAATACTGGAGAACAAACTGAAAGAGAACCaaagtaataaatcaattatgaaacttcgatttttaaaatgtaatacatgatACAGTAGGCTATGATATACTATATTAAGACAAGAGAGCCACTTCCTAACCTACAAAACAAATTGGACAAGAATACTGTTTGGTATTATCTCGCTAACtatatgaaaatatagaaatatcatACTTACTTAAAACTGTCTGTTGCTTTGTGCAGTGGTTTTTGATTATGAGTATTAAATGCTTTATAGTTAACTCGAGAATTCAAACTGACAAGTCACTCTAAGTCTAAAGCCTAGACGTTTTTCCTGACGTTTTCTTCTTCTTTCATAGGAATAAGGAATGCAGACCAGACAGACCATGAGCACAGATCTGAGTTTCCATTGCTGGAGGACAGTACGAGGGTTTTTTTGTGTTCCAATTTTCTTGTTTGCACAAACCATGCTGAAGGTTTATATCAGTTACCTCACAGATTTCTGCCTtgagattgtttatttttacatttgcatGATAACCATACTTAACTCTCTGTATGGTTATGCTATGACTGTcacatactgtttttttttttttttttttaatttgacagcCCTAGcgtgatatttaatattatacgCTAATAATGAAACTTGAGATTTGCGGATCGGTTTGATTTACTCTTATCTGGGAATCTAAATGTCAACTTAGACAAACCAACGATACAACGGCACATCGACATCGATTGAATTTTCATACCACATACGACTCTCAGAGTAAATAGCGGTTGATCAATACTGAGCAAAcatctatttatttgtttataaggAAATTGTTACTTGATATGATGCgacatattgtattaaaattctaaaaggtCTGGTTGCAAATAGACAGGGGAttgattatgtaatttaaaaggtcaacattaaaagagtaataattgaagGATTATTCTTCCTGTATTTTAATGACGAAACGATATATATTTCCACGAAAAAATGCAACATATGTCCTTTTTCAAATCTATCATATTCATCTTACGCAGTTGATAATTTGAATGCaatagtttatttagtttaaaataaggcATGCTAATCACGAACGCGGTTTTGTAATAATcagtttaaacttgttttaagattaaatatatactgtagttaatttttaaaaacttcccacaaaaattaatattttggaaccAGATAAAAACAGCAGTTGCTTTTTTACCATAACAGTTCAATTTCCTTtgcatttatattatactaaatgtcAAAATAATTCATTGGAAATTGTTTCCAAATGATAAAAACACAGACTACAGTGATTTATTAGAAATCATTTAtcaatgattttcaaaacaaacagtataaaactgaaaagtttatgTCCTCTAAAATGTTATTTAGCTAAACGTGTTGCTATGCCAAAGGCACGTTAAAAAAACTCGTACATCttccacaaaaatttaaaacagctgtttgttATTCAAAGAAATTCAACCAACCTAACCTAAAGAAAGGCTAACCAAAACCAACCCCGGATTAACTTGCTGGATCACACACACAACTAAATACCGTCCGTGATTTTCCGAATAGGCGgttatctattaaaatgttaagttaaaattctaattattattttgtaaccatgattaaaatgtaaacttttgaaAGCACGcaaattaaacattctaaataaatatttgcatccTTAATCTTGTGTGAAATGGCAAAACAAATAGTGTTTGTAACTGGAAACGCAAAGAAGTTAGAAGAAGTTGTTAAAATACTGGGCGAAACTATCCCGTTTCAGGTAgtgtaaaaccatattttatataattgtaatcatTTATTCACATGGGCGTGTTGTATTCTAGTTGACAAAAACATAGGAAAAGACTAACTTAACCATCAAATCATTGTTTAGTTACTTTTTGTAAGGATGCAGAGCTGCATAAATCTTTAATAAGGAATAGAACACATATGAAATCAGAATATATGTATTACACTTGGCTTACATGAAGATGACTCTTCTGTACTAAAGATCTGAACATTGAATTCATATAATTTAGGTAATTGTGTTCAACAATGACAACAATAGATTGATAGTtctgtttttaatatatgaagtatcgggtagggtacaataagcagacccggttttttatatcgaagaatatagtcatcgatacctaatattcgcatctcaaatcctagactatcaatctatataaaagtacctataatcctcaataacaatcataggatatgtttcaaattaaaatatgtatttaatatttacagtgataaaacaaattattataaccaaaattaggaaaactgaagacgaccatatttactcctctcacagttacagttgtttctttcccacaaatttcccataatggatttttcggtacgagtccaaggtaattctaagcaatatatgggtcaacctcgatttttctcatattacaatataatgttccaatagtcaattagaaaaggaaatgactagaatttcttgccggaaagcagttatagggagcaggcaaacgccagacggtcatatattgcttagagttacctattagtgatcaggggcactgacgtgatctaggcttcaaatttggaactactcgagttaattttttttctaaaagagcaagcagcgcaaagtgctgcgcagcgggcaggcatcgtgcgtgatcctttttttttattaaaaatttcttataaattgttattacatattacaatataatgtaatagtaaaccaatataatccgcccaatacaaaatctccgtaaaaatctggtaaaggaatctgtctcattcctttggcctgaatcaattcagtatatacgagaTCTTCATTcgtacgaagatcacgcacgatgcttgcccgctgcgcagcgcttcgcgctgcttgctcttttagaaaaaaaattaactcgagtagttccaaatttgaagcccagatcacgtcagtgcccctgatcactaataggtaattctcgcggttgcctgctccctataactgctttccagcaagaaattctagtcattcccttttctaattgactattggaacattatattgtaatatgagttgcctgctccctataactgctttccggcaagaaattctagtcatttccttttctaattgactattggaacattatattgtaatatgagaaaaatcgaggttgacccatatattgcttagaattaccgagtccaacatgttgaagccacgaagaAGCAAGTCGtgaagttttctaaaattgactgccatttttaacaatcagaattacttatgtgaaattgaaatattatcctaagTGTATTATtgtagagtgtttacagctgttgatatagattatttaagttaatagttcaaaataattaatcagtatcgatggttatgattaagtaatatcgtttgccaatttcgatataaaaaccgggtccgcttatcgtagtCTGCCCTAAAATGgtgtaaatcaataaataatctgAACATAAAACATACAGATAGACTGCCATATggccttttgaccccaaaatgaAAAACGTTCTTCCTTGTACATAGAGGAaccatgtaaatatatgtaattttgtcaaattttgctTACTGCAAAGGGAACACCATTTATCTACCCAAAAGTCTGATGTTTCTATCAATTGTAGacaaaatataactgtttaaataagCTTGAGAGAACTTCATGTTTTTCttcttaaatatgtatttttctgtTTTGCAGCTCGTTAATCGCAAAGTGGATTTACCAGAACTCCAAGGAGAATATGAAGATATTTGTATCAAAAAGTGCAAAGAAGCTGCCAGGATAGTCGAGGGTCCTGTTATTGTTGAAGATACTTGTTTAGGATTTACAGCTTTGAAGGGCCTTCCTGGTGAGTAAAGGATTTTTGGTTGGACATATTCAGTTACTCTGTATTTTACTTCTTTCAATGGCACAATGGAAGGGATCACAAGGTGACAATTTGGTCCTTTCATTCCATAGTTTCTGACAGGCTACATGAGAGTCTGAGGTATTTCTTTAAGTGCGGGATCAGAGTTAATAAACCACCAAGAtcaggaaacaataaaaacacaataacactaaAACTGTGTATACTATTTAACAGTTGATTCAAAGGTTTAAGTGTACAGCTAAGACTTCATTTAATCATCTTTGTTGTGTTGTGTTAATGATTCAATACTCTAGTAAACTGTGGAGCAGAATAGGCTGAGCAAGCCGAACTGTTTCCTGTGGTATTACGCACTGTGACAGGGCTATTCAATAGTTAACATACCAATAATAATAGTTGATGGGGAACCTCTATAAATTGACATGTAAGTAAGTTACTTTATCTGTATAAAACAAtgttggtactttggtattatccggaagCCACGATTAcaccaaaataaattatggtttaaaaaacAGACTATTTAACCtatattgaaatttacaagttattacaatGAACAGTTATTGTATGCCTCCCAAAAAGAAGTAATGCCGGCAAGAAATGGGTTGTATACATCGCACCAGTCGTCGCTACTCCTGATCGTCACATGTATTCTGCCAATAAATACTTTTCTCTTCAGTCCAAAGTAAATCCCAgatgaaatgataaacatatgaatttattcatgattaattataaattaatcaagtgCATGACAATTGATgaaaccaaaaactaaaaaaacaacaatgagTTATATTAAAGTGAAAGATGATTCGTGTGTCTAGGCTTACTTGAAGGGTCGCTCGcctgtgactgtttgttgggttcctggtcataaggggatccctgggaatgaaagagctgatgccctggccaagcACCAAACGCAAGCGTCAATTATGACAgaccctcaaccgttctgcggtattccaaggtgtgaatcctttgggggtgtctcgaaatgggttcgcgttgaacatgagagaaggtggaggttgcatatgggcatgagaatgagcagaatggtactacagttgCCTTCTTCCAGAGTGgtgtctgaccttctctcactaaatagatcaatgtcttctcaggttataggtctgatcacgggacatggtcacctgatggagcatcttcacagagtcgacatccttcaggaggatccactctgtagaatgagtgatgagcaggatgaaactgctgaacacttgctcttttattgcccttcaatagcaagggagcagtatgccatctttggtagtttggacaagggtggtgaatttccccaggaggacctgataggttgttttcggcggtttgtggaactgctgaaatcatagattGGTAGGCCTCGTGGTGTGCTTCCAGGGTGTGCAAAAGGCCTTTTAGGctttaagtgcatggcagtaggccgccccatagaaaaAGAAGAAGGGCTATTTTGACGCGATTTGGCGACAGGTAGTATGACTCATcagctatttttatattcattatgaaacaaggaaagtactagtaacatataatgaagtttaattttgttcctgataaggaaaactcgttcaaaaatagtggcctccggataatacatAAGTACCACAATGTTTTGTGAGTTTTAGCAAGTTCAAATGTTCACATTTTCAGGTCTGTTTTCTAGGACCTTATATAAAATGGTTTCTCGACAAACTCGGACCAGATGGACTCCACCAGATGCTTGCGGGCTGGGAAGACAAAAGTGCCACAGCGATGTGCACCTTCGCCTACGCTGAGAGTCCAACCAGTGACGTGCTGTTGTTCAGGGGAGAAACAAAGGGAACTATTGTCAGCCCTCGAGGGCCTAGGGACTTTGGTTGGGACCCGTGTTTCCTGCCAGAGGGATACAACCAGACCTATGCTGAGATGCCCAAGTCGCAGAAGAATGAAATATCTCACAGAAGTAAGGCTGTGCTCAAGTTAAAGgagtattttgataataaaaggtaaacaatgagttttaaattttgttttatatattaaaactctgaatgtgatacaaattttaacatggttatcattgaattgtaaataaatttgtgcCCTGAAACATAGACTCTCTTTTCCCTTTTCTTCACTATctgaaaaaattgtatgtatatagtgGCCAGTGGCATAAAGGTCAGCTAAAAGTTGTAACTTTTTGTTTGAATTATGATATGTGAACAAAGATTTTGACAGAAGAGTGATTGATCGACAGACATATATGCTATACTACATGAATAGGTTCTTTTATGTAGAGTATTGTGAAGGAGTTCCATGGTTTACTGTAGATCATAATGAAAGATATGTTATAGAGTTTGTAACTATGAGTAAAGAAAGAAAGCAGTTGGAGCAAAAGAAGTTAACATtcttaactaatttattttctacTGAAAATACAGTATATTCAATAAGTGCCTGGTATCTTTTACATTCCTatgtataatttacttaatttcgAAATTGGCTGAGGATTAGCGAAGCGTATTACTCAGCGGCTGGAAAAAATTTCATGTCGGTCGGTTTGTCTACACAATATCTCAAAACTGACCTATAAACAtgaaacttttcataaaattttatttatatataagcagCCAGactttgatgatggtgcatgtcgctccatgagatttggcagaccgttagcaaatatttttatattggcttATGAACCATAATGGTAAGGACAAAATAGcagaatagataaatttgtaaacagagtacatcatatgagattttaacattttacttattaaCACAGATAAACTACCCCAACACGTACAACTTCATCTTTGAATGACTATGTGTGtagacttttataaattattatgaaacttaAACAGTAGATTGACAATCtctttaaaaatctaatatttgaGTGATTGTTTATCTGTCTATTCATTCACAGAACATTTCGAGTATGAAATGTGTTTTTgagtatagacttgaaattttgtatacaacgTCAGAAAACCTGTTACGTGTCACGTgttgtggtgtactcctaccttgttttataGAGTGTGAAGTAATGGGACATTTagacaaaaaagtaatttttaaattctgctTGActgacttatttatttaaaaatataatttttgcatatctATAATTTAACCTTGAGTGAGTTGAACATACCTGATTTTCTAGCAACACACCTGGGAGAAAACTGAATTCTTTTTGTACCCTCTGGAAAAGGACCCACTAATTGTTGTAAATTCacaatgttaatattatagaaaagtAAGTCATACTGTTTTATCCTTCCATGataacttgaataaaaaaaaagaacaaatacataatttttacaaaaatgacatttttattttcattttataaaggaTTGATACTACTAGCTGAATGCCTGTGTTTTGCTATGGGATCAACATATAAACTTATGTAACTTATTTTGTTGTGTACCAACTATTACTGTACATTAGATACTGTAATGAATTGGTCATTCATTAATATTTGTTAGTTTGTCATCTTAAAACTTCCTTGTAAACAATTTTGGTGTGACCAAACTGACCGGAGAATTTACTCAAGAGCAGGTCAAATACAACTAACTGTGAGAGCAGATGATACCACTTTCCTCAACATTAATTCAAACATTGATGAGCTTAATATCTTGGCACAAAGTGCTCTGGATAAGGCATCGGATTGGTTTAAAGCAAAcggttttcttttaaatgaagataaaacccaaaacataatttttactttaagagctattggtattgataataatttagataaatattcaaatcaagtaaaatttctaggagtttgttttgataaaaatttaacatgggGTTCTCATATTGATTACATTAGCTCAAAATTATCTAgggttatttttctaattaaaaagcttactaattgtattgaaacaaattatattagacccgcttatttttcttatttccaatcaatttttagatatggtttaatattttatggaaactgCAGCAGGatagatgaaatattaattttacaaaaaagagcaatcaggaTCATATGTGGTGTTAGTTTTTTGGAACattataaacctttatttataaacttaaaaattcaaactattttcaaCTTATACATATATGACTTAGTTTTGTATACTTTTCAATACCCTAACAATATTAAGTATGCTGATCATAGCTACAATACTAGGAGTAAGGCAAGTAGGCTTACTACAATCAATTTCTGCAgactaaataaaaccattaatagtCACCTGAAGTTACGAaaagttttgtaactttttttagacctgtttcactaaaaatttacaacaaattacgtaatttaataaatatataccctaaaaaagtgttttgcaataaattttataattggcttctaaacaatcctttttattctgtagatgaattttttgctgtatcccatattaatttataattatttctaaagcTAACTaaggataattttttatatttcatggaTGTGTTTACATATgacttatattttagtatgtaaacatgtaaacatgtatttatttattgacttggcTACTGGCTTTAAAGTGACTTTGTCGATGAGTGCAAAaacttaatatgacaataaatattattattattagtatcaCGGGCTCCTTAAATCTACTCCAGTCAAGTTTAACGATTGCCCAtgagatttatttattgtcatttaaacACAGATTTTGATTGGGAACTGTAGTCTTTAAATTGAAACTGATAATCTGAAAGAATCATGGAATATGGAGTAAGAAAACTGTTCCACATGTCCAACAGCCAGTAAATATGTTAGCCTCTATGATATTTAAGTACAAAGTTTTGACTTATAGTCTCTTGCCATTGCATAGTTTAGGGAGGATGAGATCCGTAGTAACATTATTAGAGATCCAACTTTCAAGTACAAGTTGATAGGTGAAATTACTAGTGAGTTAAGAGTTTTCTTGGTGAGAACTTAGACAGTGTCTTATGATTTACTACTGAATTCATAGACTAGTATTTCACAACCTCAATAGGAATCTGCTTCAATAAAAGATCGTCCTAAGTGCTTACATTTCCATCCTCAAACTCCTATAACCTCCCATCTCCTATGTCTAAAAGTAAATGTGAGAATTTATCAGCTATTAGGATACTGTTAAGGTATAGTATCATGTTTacgctaaaatataaaactataacattgaGTCAAAGATAGGATTACTTCAACTTGATCAGTGCAAGTTCTTCGAGGTACTAAAGGAAGTGTTCATCGATAGTCAATGTTATCAAGATTCATTCATTTCTACATATCTCGCAAAAAGCCAATATTGTttgacatatatttaaatttaaagaaaacttttcagtaaaaggtattttttaattactattgaaTGACCTCTAAATACTATTTGTGGAAAATGTCAGCTTTCTAGGTAGTGGATGGCGAGATATTGTGGGATGGTGGTTCGGCTCTTTTTTCAAATTGAAGTAGGCAACATGcacagaaatcagaaattctttattgataatctttaagattacaagtagcgtcaattaacaaaaagtttacatagttataaaatataaaagttcatgttTGTCTCTGTCAAGTTGTCAGTCTCCATAAGTAAAATTCCTCCACTGTGTAGGTGGTTCTTTGCAAGAGCCAGTTCTTTATTGCAGTCTTCATGTTAATGTGATTGTTTcctattttcttaatttcttctggcagagcattaaaaagttttttcccggcataggttggttttttctcaaatacagCTGTTCTGTGAAGAGGTAGTGGAAAGTCTTGACCATGTCTTGTGTTATGTTCATGAAGATTACTATTTCGAGGAAAGTCTTTTAATAAGCAGTACAATATCGTTTCCAGAATATATAGAGAAGTCACTGTcagtatattcaattctttaaaagtagcTCTGCAGCTTTCTCTAGGTCCTAGCTTCCCCATTAACcggattgctttcttctgaattttgagGACTTTTAGTAGGTTAAATTGAGTTGTGCCCCCCCATGCTGCTATCCCATACCTGAGATGACTTTCAAATAGGGCATAGTACGCTATTTTGGTAGATTCAAGAGTGCTTGTTGCATGGGTCCTTCGCAAAGCATAGAGTGATGAATTTAGCTTCAGACATAAGTTGTCAATGTGATTTGTCcatttcaatgtattatttagtgttattcctaaataattcatGTCCTCTGTTTCTTGAATACCAGGGATTTCggacacatagtttttattagttcctagagtgagttgtttagttttcaagctgtttaagaccagatcattgtatttgaaatattgttgggCCATATTGAATGAGATGTAGGAGTTTATTTCTAGCTGCTCAACATCCTTCTGGGCTGAGAGTAGTACggtatcgtctgcgtacatgatggaatttgtgtagttttccaagaatattggcaggtcattggtgaataaaatatataacactggtCCTAagacggagccttggggaacccCTCGAGTCATAGGTAGTTTTTCAGATTTAACAGTACAGGTCTCTCCCATTCTTCTCTGTTTAACCTCTACAACTTGGTATCTTTCGTTCaaataactctcaaaccattttaaGGCTGACTGTTGGACGCCAAGAGTTTGTAGTTTGGCTAGGATGAGCTTATGGCCAAGACAGTCGAAAGCTTTGCTCAAGTCTAAAAAGATACTAGTGATGGTGTTGCCCTCTTCCAGGTTGTCTGTAATATATTCAACAAGGTCTATTATTGCAGTTGATGTAGATCTTTCttttctgaagccatgttgaTTATTGGATAGGAGGTTATTGTCTTGTAGGTGAGTGAGTAGTCTAGAAAGAGTGatcttctctattatttttgatacaGTTGGTAGTAGTGAAATGGGACGGTAGTTTGTTG
This genomic stretch from Homalodisca vitripennis isolate AUS2020 chromosome 6, UT_GWSS_2.1, whole genome shotgun sequence harbors:
- the LOC124364959 gene encoding inosine triphosphate pyrophosphatase-like, which translates into the protein MAKQIVFVTGNAKKLEEVVKILGETIPFQLVNRKVDLPELQGEYEDICIKKCKEAARIVEGPVIVEDTCLGFTALKGLPGPYIKWFLDKLGPDGLHQMLAGWEDKSATAMCTFAYAESPTSDVLLFRGETKGTIVSPRGPRDFGWDPCFLPEGYNQTYAEMPKSQKNEISHRSKAVLKLKEYFDNKR